CCCTCTAACAGCCTTGTTAGTGAGTCCCAGCCTAGGTCAGCCTTTAGGGCACTATTATTTGCATCATATCGTTTGGACCTAGCAGGACTCGATCCTTGGTATCGTGTTCTTTTGTAGGAGACTTGTCTCAAAGTAATGTCAAAACTAGGCCCGCGGCTCAAAAAGGCATGAATCATCCTATGTGCTATTTGTTGCATTAAAAAGGTCATTTAGTGGACTGATTTGGGGAGGagtgtttgaaaaaaaaattagaagattAGAGAGGGGTAGTAggtgttgaatttttttttttagaaaaaaaattccctttctttcaaaaaaaaaaaaaggagagattttcttattttcatacaTTCTGTTCAAAAAAGAAATTCCAAAAGATTTTACTTtggttataaaaataaaaataaatgttcTGTTAGTTTTAGTCTCTTTAGCATATGTCTTAGTCAAAAAcccaaaaagattttatttttgttctattccatgttttcgaaaaaaaaaaaaagcaatatttttttttgagtcaggagtcattttttcaaaatttccttAACAGTCTAATCGGCATGAACCACCCACACCTGATTCCCGTCCCTCGGGGCGATGATACGTTGGCAGCCCTCTTCGGGTTCGGtgatatttattaaaaaatccaaaaaagaagaagatagttttgatctttattaaaaaaataataataaataaagaagaagggAGTTTTAatccttattaaaaaaaaaaaaagaaaaaaaaaaggagagagcgtcttcttgatttttatgcaaaaattcaaaaaaaaaaaaaaaaatcgcctAAAAAGATTCTTCCTTTCGATAGTTTATAGGTTACCTTTGGTAtgaatttcaaatttagaagatcaaaaatattttcttttacttgtccTTTAGGATTCATTTGTTAGGAAattcaaaaatccaaaaatatcTTTTGAGTCTTTTTTGTTTCGAAATTCAAAAAGGAAAGAGTTTGTTGGTTACTCTATGTCCAATCTTCCCGAACTACGCAAAGATCTGATTCATGTCTCAACatgatacgtaggcaacccaagTCGGGTTCTATcgaattatttttttaggaaaataaaagagagagaaaaaatgaaagagagtaATGTGACAAGTGGGTCTAACTGATGACATTTTCTGTGCTATAGGTTTTAAACCGTCATGATTGGGACCCATGGTTTTGATTTTAATATCTTTCTCTCTTacaaaaactttttaaataaaGGTTGACTTGTGACAAGATTGGAGTTGAGCCACTACCCATCTTCCTCCAACCAAAAACAATCATGCATCCAACCATTGTAACAcaaaattgaaaaggaaaaggagtcATGACCGGCAATGAAGCAAACCCGACCCTTACAGACACTTCAATGGAAATCGTAGATCAAGAATCTTATTTAAGAGATGAGGTCCGAAATCTGAAGCAACATATAACAGACATGTATCGAGCCTGGATCAGTGGGAAACCTCCTCCACCACTCCCTTTAAGTTACTTTGAAAATCCCTCCACGACCTCTATATTGGCACAAACTCAACATATTCCCCCATCATACCCACTAGCGGAACAAGAAGAAATGTCTAGGAAGCTAAAAAGCATGGAACAATCTCTAAGAAATTTGCAAGGTCTAAGAGGTTTTAAGAGTGTGTCATATAAGGACTTGTGTATGTTTCCTGATGTCCAATTACCTCCGGGCTTTAAAATCCCGAAGTTCGATATGTATGACGGACGTGGTGATCCCATGGCCCACTTAAGAAGGTACTGCAATCAGTTGAGAGGAGTCGGAGGCAAAAATGAGTTacttatggcttactttagtcaGAGTTTGACCGGAATAGCTGCAGAATGGTATGCAAATCAGGACATTTCTCAGTGGCACATTTGGGAAGACATGGCTCAGAATTTTATTCAACAGTTTCAATATAACATAGACATGATCCCTGACAAAAAATCCCTgatgaatttgaagaaaaagccTACGGAGAGTTTTAAGGAATTTGCCATTAGGTGGCGAGAGCAGGCTGCTAGAGTAAGACCTACAATGAAAGAATGTGAGATGCTGGAGACTTTTATCCAAGTTCAAGAAGAAGCGTATTACCAATTCTTGCTCCCTGCATTGGGCAAACCCTTCAGTGAAGCAATTAAGATAGGAGAAATCTTTGGGAGAAGGAGTTAAAACTGGTAAAGTTGTGAGCTTTGCTACACTAAAGGAGATCACAGAAAAAGGCCAGATAGATTTAGGGAGTCTGTCCAACCAGGAAGAGGAGGAAGTTGCATTGGttataccaacagtgcctcgaGATCAACAGATTCAACCCTGGCAGTATTCTCAACCTCCAtaccatttttcttcaaataccCAATCTTTATACCAAGCGCACTCTGAGCCTCTAAACCCCACATATCATCATTACCCATCTCCGTCAATCACTCATACTCCCGACACACGACCCATAATGCTTCCCTTCATTTTCGACATTCTAAAAGACCTCGATTATCTCACTCAAGTTTTCAAGGTGCATCTCGACCTCACGAGAGGCACTGCACGTTTCCTCCTCTAGTTGAACCTTTATCCAGTTTGTTTGAAAGAGCTAGGCCTTTAGGGTTGCTATAGGCGGCAAAATTCTAGATTCCCAAGCGCCAACAGAAATCATTCAATCCTAACAAAAGATGTGCCTACCATTCAAATGGGCAAGGTCATGATACAAACGAATGCATCACACTGAAACACAAGATCCAAGATTTGATTGAGGAAGGGTTCGCAAGACTAATACTCTCGCCACACGATGTTAGAGGGCCGAATTGAGGATTGTCCTTCTGAAGTTTCATGAAATGACCCTCAAGTTCAATAGCGGATAAGAAGTGTCATCAACTAATCATTTGATATGCTGAAAATGTGTTTTGTGGTTTAATTTGgatcttctttaaaaaaaagattgGCCCAATTAGGGATTTTGGACCATATCTTGCTTGTCTCATTCAATCTCCATATCTTTTTTACTTTCCTCTCTCTAAGGATATTagtgcttttttattttatttattttattatatttatttatttctttttgtttttatccTAGTTCATCACATCAAgtttagaaaaaaaaggaaaaaaaaaagaggagtcAATGAAGATGACATGCATTATGACCAATGACAAGATTTGGACATCAATTCAGGCTTTCAGATAGTTAGTTATAAGATTACGGAGTTCCAAGAAAAGACAACAATGATCTTCATATTCAGGAAATGACCGATTTTGAGCAtgttttgagttggtattttCAAGAATTGATATGACGAAGGCATTTCATTCGTTATCCTTTTGAGCCTtagttttgttttctttcataCCCCTCTTTTGGAATCAAAATAGAGTCAGAAaagtgtcaaaaaaaaaaaaaaataagagagagaaaaaaaaccacaacaaaatataatttcctgaactacgttcgacctgattcTTGTTTCggcaggatacgtaggcagccttGCTTTAGGGCTCGgtccaactaaataaaaagtcAACATTCCCGTTTCAAAGAAACTGGGACAgaagttatttttctttttgactcGTTTCCAAAAGTTGTAAGTCAGAACCCTAATCTTTTAGCATTGTCCATGAGTTATGCAGTCCTTTCATTTCATTCCCTGTCCAAAAGTCTTCATTACAATCCAAATAAAAGACCTTCTGATCAAGTATTGAAAATGCCAAGTCGAGCGTCTTAGTGAACTTAGCTAGTCTCGTGGAAACCATCAATGGTAGAAGCGGAAGTCTTTTTGAAGAAATTGTGAGTAATCATGAATGagagaaaagaataaaatgagagaggTTTGTTGGTGAAAACCTTTCGAGGCACCGCAAATTGAAATTGTGAGACATGAGAGAAGAGAATAAAAATGAGAGAGACTTGTTGGTGAAAACCTTTCGAGGCACCACAAGTCGAAATGTGAGCTATGTTTACAACAGAATGTTCATCATGAATAGTATACAACGTCAGTGCTACTTCAAGCGAGACAAAGCAAGCTCTCCAACACTAGACAAAGACTTGATGAATCAGCAAGTCTGAAGAGGTGGGCAAATCAAGTTATTGGTCTAAATTCATGTCacattttgttttcttcttctttgattTAAATAAGCTTTTATTCCTCCTATTGTAGTGTATCTCACCAAATACTATTTTCTTTTCTGATTTCACTCgtacataatttttttgtttgttgttttgtttgtttcCCTCTAGAAGACGAGCGAGaaagaattttcaaattttgccaTCAAAAATTCAGAAAGGGAATGATTAGTTGGGCAATTCGAGTGAAAGGAAAAGATTAGTTTGGAAACTCATTGGGAAAGAAACAGTTAATTTGGAAACTCAATTGAAAGGAAATGACTAGCTTGACAACTCATCCGGAAAGGAAAGGATCATTTTGGCTGctcaaatgaaagaaaaagaccGACTTGATAATTCACAACAGATGAAAGGGTCAGGACAGATTGTTGAAATCTCCTTAGAGCAAATCAACTTTTGAACCTTCCCTGATCGCAGTACCGAAATATTCCTCTAACCCAACCAAAATGATCAAGCTCAATGTTGAACTGCGAAATTGTCACAAGtcatcaatttttaaaattcacaatttcttttgtttgaaGCAGGGGAAATTCGCTGAAATTTTACATGTATTTTAGACTCATGTACACCAAAATGTTTTGTTTTAGGTTGACTACCACCGAATATAGTCATGcttttaggttgactacctccaaaCGCAGTCATGTTTTTAAGTTTCAGGTCGACTACCTCCGAATATAGTTATgttttcaggttgactacctccgaataaagtcatgtttatgaattttaggttgactacctccgaataaagttatgtttatgaattttaggttgactacctccgaataaagttatgttttaattttaggttgactacctccgaataaagtCACGTTTCTAATTCCAGGTTGACTATCTCCGAATATAGTCATGCTTTTAGGTTGACTACCCCCGAATATAGTCATGTTTTCAAGTTGATTACCTCCAAATATAGTCACGtttttaggttgactacctccgaataaagtcatgtttataaattttaggttgactacctccgaataaagttatgtttatgaattttaggtTGACTAACTCCGAATAAAGTCATGTTTTAATTTTAGGTTGACTATCTCCGAATAAAGTCACGTTTCTAATTCCAGGTTGACTACCTCTGAATATAGTCATGCTTTTAGGTTGATTACCTCCAAATGcagtcatgtttttaaattttaggttgactacctccgaataTAGTCATGTTTTTGGGTTGACTACGTCCGAATAAAGTCATGTTTcaatttcaggttgactaccttcGAACGcagtcatgtttttaaatttcaggttgactacctccgaataTAGTCATgttttcaggttgactacctccgaataaagtcatgtttatgaattttaggttgactacctccgaataaGGTCATGCTCCTAATTTGACTACTTCCAAATACAGTCATGTTTTTAGTTAACTACCTCCCAATATGATCACAAATAGTTTATGATTTTTctaacactaaaaaaaaatttcggtgCAAACTGGGATAGGAAATTTTGTTCATGTTATTTGTTTTAATATCAAATCAGGACCCTCCTGGATAATGATATTTACCTTTACTCCTAGGAGACTCACTTCCTAGTCGAGTCTTTCAGTTTAACCCCTAAGAGACGCACTTCTTAGTCTGGGTCTTCCTGGTTTTTGACTTTAGGAGACACACTTCCTAATTCAAACCTTTACTCctaggagacgcacttcctagtCGAGTCTTTCAGTTTAACCCCTAAGAGACGCACTTCTTAGTCAGGGTCTTTCAGGTTTTGCTtttaggagacgcacttcctaatTCGAACCTTTACTCctaggagacgcacttcctagtCGAGTCTTTCGGTTTAACCCCTAAGAGACGCACTTCTTAGTTAGGGTCTTTCAGGTTTTGCTtttaggagacgcacttcctaatTCGAACCTTACTCCTAGGAGACCCCCTTCCTAGTCAAAGTATTTCAGTTTGACCCCTAAGAGACGCACTTCTTAGTCTGAGTCTTTCACGTTTAGCTTTTAGAAGACACACTTCCTAGTTTGATTCATTATTCctaggagacgcacttcctagtTTGAGTTTTCAGATTCACCCCTCggagacgcacttcctagtTAGTACATTTGATTTTACTTTTATCTTTGAATTACATTACATATAGTTTATGATTTTGCTAACactcaccaaaaaaaaattcctgaTGCAAACTGGGACAGAAAAATTTTGTTCGTGTTGTTTGTCTTTGATGATTTACAGGACCCGCCTGAAGAATGGGAAAGCAAATCATGACCCGCCTAGAGAATGGGAGCAAGTTCAAGTAGCATAATCTGCCAAGACATCAGGAACCCGCCTGGAGAATAGGgacaattttcaattttaagctCAGGAGCCCGCCTGAAGAATAGGATGTACTTTCAATTGGTTTCAAGTTCAGTCAGAAGTAGCAGGAGCCCTGCCTGGAAAATAGGGATGACTTTAAATTTTAAGTTCAGAAACAGGAATGAAGGTTCAAGTCAAGGTTCAAGAGAAGCTGCATAGATAGGGTCTTGtacttgtattttctttttaacttttatttttcattttgatgTAATAACAGGAGCCGCGGACCGGAACCTCGACAGGACCTCACTCGACTCTCCAGCTCAGTATGTTCCATCACCCTTTTGTTTCTTGAACTACACGAGACCTGATTCCCTTATAACCCGGGATATGTAGGATGCCCAAGACCAGGGCTCGGTCACATTTTGTTCTATTACGTTCTCTTTCTTCAAATAATGGTCGGGTCCAAATTTGTCTCGTTATCTACGTCTTTGTCTGAGAATGCTTCGCGTCCCCAACCAAAGAGGGACAGGCTGTAGACACGTAATTTTGACCCTCCCCGTGTGTTTCACCTTATagattttaaatatttcttttaattttaattttgacatgtcaattttattctatttttatttagtaggcTTATTTgcgaaaattaaaaagaaaaaatatttactacttTTAaagtataagttttaaaaaagggaGAAGGAACACGTGATGGGAGCGGcatagaaaaagaaggaaaacagATTTTAAATGAAAAGGGGGCACACGTTTTTTGGAAGGATATTAGGGGTGGGacccaaaaaaatgaaaaagaatatataGACATCACATTACACATACACAGAATACATATAGAATATAGATAGAGAGAGTGACGGAgggaacaaaagaaaaaaaaggattcATCATAATCTTCAGCTTCTTCATTTTACTCACCGGAAAACCCACTAAAAAGAATCACCACACAGACCCTTTCTTCTATTTCTCACCTAAACACCAATCATCCAATCTCTATTTCTCACCTAAACACCCATCATCCAAACGTTCCACTGTTAAATACTCAAAAAAACAGTCCAAAAAATCAGCAGTCCGCCCCTTCGTTCTTTTTTTGGTATGAGTtcgattttcatttttaaaactttatgAGGACTGTTGTTTGGGATTGTGGACATCGGATTCGGTGTAGATCTAGTTTAGTTTGGGCTTTGAGTGTTTCCGTCGGGTTTTTCATCGAGTTCCGGTTCAAAGTTCCGTTTAAGGTCCATTTCTAAGTTCATACTTTGTTGTTCCTCTTTGAAATAAATCCGTTTCTTTTGGTTCGGCTCTGTGTACGTAAAGTGGTATATTTATTACTTTGCATTGAAACTAAGTTAATATTGTTTGGGTTAGTATGTTAGTTTAATCATGCTATTACCGTTGTTGTGatgttgaattttcttttaagtaaTATAAATGTTGTTAATGGTAATAAAAGTATAGTGGGGTGGGTTAATAACTAGAATCAAACGAGCTTGAGTCATGATTGTGAATTATGCATGAAACTTGGGATTAAAATATCTTATTTCttctatttaatttatttggatCACTGAAGCACTTATGGATTCATTAACATTAATCAGCAAATTTAGGATCCAGCATAAACTTTAGGCAAATATGTTaggtttatatatttgtgtgtgtgttttcttTTACTCGTTTTTGAATATTATGTATTAATTCCCGGGTGGGATGTCCCGGAAGAAAAATCAATGTAAAAATGGAGGCCGTCCGTGGAGAAGACCCCGGGATGTCGGGGATAGCTTAGTATAGGTTAGCATTGGATAGTATAGGTTTATTTTATCacagtttttttatttatttatttttgggttgtaATAATCCGGACTTTATAGTTAAGTTTTCTCGTGTGTGTTTATTTGTTATGTTGGTTTTTGTGATTGAGTTTCCCCTTAAGCCAATACAAGTTAATTAAAGTGACCGTGCTAAAATCACGTGACTCGAGGGATGCCTCATACTTTCTCCTcggtcaacagaattccttaaCTGGAATCTCTGTCGCTGATCAGTTTTTAGAGTCAAACTTGTTTTGAAAGGAATATTGATTTTACGGTGACTTGGCACACCAAAACTCGATGCCAGGTGACGACTCTTTTTCTCTAAATAAAAGCCCTTTTCGAAACACAATTTCGTCACTTTCGATTTGAAAACCCTTTTGAACttaacataaataaatcattatatTTTTTGTAGGAAAAAAGGAGTGTGACATTGGGTTAACTGGGCACTTGATTCTAGAATGTCCTATTTTACCACAAAGAGCGCACAATTCCCCTTCTACATATTCCCTTTTTGTGGTTCCCCTATTAAATCCTAAGCTAGTGGTTACACTAGGTGTTCTATTGGTTAGATTAGTAAGAATTTGAGATGATTGAGTCCAGCGACTTGCTCTTTCAAGATCATGTTTTGCTCTATCTAGTTCTGAGCTAATTTTTCTGGACTTTTCTCTATCAAAGTACAACTCATTTTTACTCTCTTTGGATTAGATTTAGCTTTGAGTTGTTTATTACTAATttcagatttttcttttccagtAACAGCTAATTTCAGAACTTCAGACTTCAGTGCCAAGACATATGAATCAATTTGTTTGACCTGTTCTTTCAGAGAGCAATTTTCTTTCTCAACTTTTTCATTACTAGTTTCCACATCAATGAATTCATACTTTAAGTTAGAAAAGGAACTGATTAACTGATCCTTTTTTGAACTCAGGTCATGATATTCATCAATTAAGGTGATCATTAAGGAAGTTagtcttttcttaaaaaacaagtaaagcttatcctttaaATAAAGAATATCCTCCTTTATTTCTGAGTATGAATCTCCAATAGCCATGAGAGAAGAGTGGTGAACTTCATCCTCAAAGTCATCATTAGAACTGAAACCCCAGGTTGCCATCACAGCCTTTGAagttcctttgtttttcttgtcaTGGACCTGTTccttattcttgttcttctcaACTATCTCTCTTTTCCATTCAGCTTCCCATAATGGTTAGTCCTTAATCACGTGATCAGTCTTGTCACATTTGAAACAACCACTAGTTTGAGGCTTGTCAAAACTTCTTCCCTTTCCAGAGGTGTTTCTTTTGCcattttgctttttctttttgaggaaCTTCTTAAAATTTCTTCTGATCAATGCTATTTCTTCCTCATCTATTTCATAACCATCACCCAGTATCCTTGAGTGTCAAAGACCTTTCAACACTTGTTTCTCATCCTTGTAATTTATCATGTCCATTTCATAAGTCTTCAGATTTTCCACCAGTTCATCTAGAGACATGACTTCAATGTCTTGGGCTTCCCTGATAGCAGTGACTTTCATTTTGAATGACTTTGGCAAAgtcctcaaaaaaaaattccactGAGTCCTCAAGGGTGATGGTCTTTCCAAGTGATGTCAACTCATTCGCAATGGATTTGTATCTAGTGAGCATCTTAGAAAATGTTTCTCCTGGCTTCATTTTGAAGTTCTATAAATTAGTAGCAAGCATAGCTTTTCTAAACTTCCTGACTTGACTTGTTCCTTCATGAGCATTCATTAAGGCAACCCAAATTTGTTTAGTAGTTTTACATCCAGAGATCATGTTGTACTCATCTGGTCCAAGACCACAGATAAGGACATTTTTTACCTTGGCATTCTTCGCAAGTATTTTGTAGTCACTTTCCTCATacttctttttatcttttattataTCTGTTCCATCAGCACCTTTCTTGGTAGGGTATTTTGCTCCCTCAGTTACCCTTTCCCAAAGTTCATAGTCCTCAGCTTGGAAATTATCCTCCATGCGAGCTTTCCACCAAGCATAGCACTTCCCGATAAACAATGGTGGTCTGCGAGTTGATTGAGCTTCACTGTGTCAAATTGTTTATAGAGCATTCATATTGATCTTCTCTTATGGTGTCAGCCTCTTAAAGAgaacccgctctgataccaattgatattTTGCACGACCAAATATCTACTTAAGTTATGCCTGATTTTCGCCAAGAGAATGGACCATATCATTTATCTGTTCGAAGTTTTGTTTGTGGAATAATAACAAACAGAAAAGTAACAACATAGTATTTTTATATGGAAACCACCCTGCTGACAAGGGTGAAAAAACCATGACTTACACCTCTACAAAATTTGTCCCAAACTCCCCTATAACTGCGAGCCTTAACAAATTCAAATTACAAAACTTGCAACCAAGGAACTAACTCTAATTCTTATCTCAACAATCTCCCTAGACTATTGAGCCCTCTCCAAGTTGCCCTCAACTTGGAGATGAATTTGACAATTGTTTATACCTATTGTTGGCACCTACTTTTTGACCTCcaataatattatttaattactcagagtTCTCGGATCTCATACGGAGTGAAATATCTATTCTGTAGATCAAAATGATTTCCTATGCTTTTTCTTGAGTCGAGGATcttccggaaacagcctccctacctaaggtaggggtaaggtctgcgtacaatttaccctcctcagaccccacatggtgggactcactgggtatgttgttgttgtagatcaaaatgattttaaaaaaaaattattttgataatattttgccatttcatttcgcaaaataacttcaaatatatatattgtaagtcatttaaaatatgttacatATTTTTCTATTAATATTAAAGCATTTGTCAAGTATAatcagaaaataaattaaaaataattattcaattAGCTATTCAAGTTATCAAGTGTcaaattgacaaatattttactccatttaattcaataaatttgattaattaaataaataatcattttacctctcaatttttaatttttcgcATAATCAATTTGCATTtgcaattttaaattaatcaaaattaattaaatgtttGATTGTGGTTATATCTGAAAATTGTTCAATTGCGGCTACAtttgaaataattaaattgctaagttaattatggccataattgacATAGCtaatttcatggtttaagtCAATTAGGGCCATATTTGCAATTTAAGTCCTTTTCATGCAATTAGCCGTGTCTTTAGTTTgattaattggttaattagTTTCAATTCGGCTATAATTAAAGTGTTTTATTAGTTGACATGCTTTTATTTTTAGATGTTTAATAAAATTGCATTTTTTTGCCCctccatatacatatgtatacacgggtatacacatatataggtgtatatatatgtataccgtgtatacgtatatgaaaggccccccccccccccctcgttTCTTTATTTTTAGATGGAGCCCAGTCCATTAAAGACCGGATCCGACCCAAATCCCCTATTTTCAATAACAAAATCAGCCAAACGACCCCGTTTCTTCATTGTGAATAATAGGGTTAGAAACCCTAGCAGCCGACATCTTTCCCACTCTCTCCTCGCGTCACTAATGGCCAAAGATGGAAAATTATCAGGTGGAATCATGTGTTTCAGTCAGTGTTCGACTTTATCGGGTAAGACCATTAATTGCTCTTACCCtctctgttacacctcaaaaaaaaactttcgtggcgtttgcgttgtaagtaaactaacgtaaacTCGAaaaggtcatggaacccttattaGGTAAGGAATACTTTTAGCTAGTGCTAAGTAAGTGTCtgaaggtttcgggatcaagcgaatcgaagtaATTAAgtttgccgaaattttgaaaaaacatgCAGAATTTCAGACAGAATTTTTGGTCAAGCTTGAGGGAGgtgtatctcctagaatatgggGATTTATGAAATGAATAACCTATGTACATTgaatttcattgagtc
This portion of the Lycium ferocissimum isolate CSIRO_LF1 chromosome 1, AGI_CSIRO_Lferr_CH_V1, whole genome shotgun sequence genome encodes:
- the LOC132054010 gene encoding uncharacterized protein LOC132054010 gives rise to the protein MTGNEANPTLTDTSMEIVDQESYLRDEVRNLKQHITDMYRAWISGKPPPPLPLSYFENPSTTSILAQTQHIPPSYPLAEQEEMSRKLKSMEQSLRNLQGLRGFKSVSYKDLCMFPDVQLPPGFKIPKFDMYDGRGDPMAHLRRYCNQLRGVGGKNELLMAYFSQSLTGIAAEWYANQDISQWHIWEDMAQNFIQQFQYNIDMIPDKKSLMNLKKKPTESFKEFAIRWREQAARVRPTMKECEMLETFIQVQEEAYYQFLLPALGKPFSEAIKIGEIFGRRS